The Anaerotignum propionicum DSM 1682 sequence CTGCGATAACCTTTGTTGAAATAAATACATGCACAGGTGGTCTTTCCACACGGAAAAAATCACGGAATACATGATTTGTGTGATAATAAATTCCCAATGCGGAAATACACGCGCAGGTCGCTGCAATGGTAGGGAAAGTGAAATAAGGTTTTTTCAGATGATCTGCAACCAACTTTGCACAATCAATCGCTTTGCCGCCCCCGACGCAAAAAACCATATCTGCTTCTTTTACCACATCCAATTGCTGCAATTCCTCAGCGTACTCAAAAGCCGCCTCTCCTTTATACCAAATAAAATCGGTAATTTTTACGGAGCTCCCCTGCGTTGCTTCCAATAAATACTCTTTGGTCTTTTCCATCGCTGTTTTGCCGCCAATGACTACCGCCTTTGTCCCATAAGGTGAACATACAGCTTCTATCTCACGATATGCGTTCTCCCCAGCTGTATAGCCAGGGAAAAAAATAGAATTACTCTCCATCTCGACAACCCCCTTATCGATTTAAAAACAAACCCATTTGTAAAAAGTGATACTATATATTGCGTCAAAGAATAAGGAATACTGTATATTGTATTCAAATAAAGCTTATACTTTGACTGCATTCCGAAAGCCCCCGACGCCAAAAGGCGTGGGGCTTGCGAAATTCTTAAGTTAAATACCGCATCATTCTTTAACCTGAGCACTCCAATAGGCTTACAAAGCATCCAGCGGGATTTATACGGTATTGCCTTATATTAAAATATTCGACAAACAAACCCTTAGTTGTTTGCCTTTGCTGCTTTATATTTTCTGATTGCATCAGCCAATTTAGGCAGGATTACCTTAACGTCACCAACGATACCCAAGTCGGAAACTTCGAAGATGGGAGCTGTGTCGTTTTTGTTGATGGAAATAACCAATTCGGAGTTTTCCATACCTGCAACGTGCTGAATTGCACCTGAAATACCACAAGCCATGTACAGGTCAGGGCGTACTGTCTTACCTGTCTGACCAACCTGACGATCTTTTTCAATCCAACCAGCGTCAACACATGCTCTGGAAGAACCAACTTCTGCGCCCAATGCATCTGCTACGTCTCTGATTAAATCGAAGCCCTGTGCACCACCAATACCACGGCCACCGGAAACGATCAATTTTGCTTCTGTCAAGTCAACAGCCTTCTTGTCAGCCTTTACAACTTCAAGAATTTCAACGTTCATATCAGCGTCTGTAAAATCAACGTTGAATTTGATTAATTCGCCTGTTCTTGCTGTGTCTTTTGCAATTCTCTTCATAACACCAGGACGTACTGTTGCCATCTGAGGTTTTGTTCTAGGGCACATCAATGTTGCCATGATGTTACCACCGAATGCAGGACGAGTCATAAGAAGTGCTCTTGTAGGATCTTCACAGCCCATAGCTGCTTCCTTCGCGAATTCTTCTTCTGTCTTTGCCATTCTCAAGCCTGTTGTATCTGCAACCAAACCTGTTTTTACACGGCTAGCTACACGAGGAGCCACGTCACGGCCGATGGAAGATGCACCAAACAGCATGATCTCAGGATCATATTCGTTAACGATTGCTGTGATAGCTTTTGTATAAGGCTCTGTTACATACTCTTTCAAATAAGGGCTGTCAACAAGGATAACCTTGTCTGCGCCATAGTGGAAAAGTTTGTCAACCTGACCTTCAATTTCATGACCCAACAGGACTGCAACTACTTCATCCTTGAGGTCTTCTTTTAATCTGGTGGATTCGCCGATCAGCTCAAGGCCTACGTTCTGAACCTTGCCGCTTCTTTGCTCTATTACTACAAAAATACCTTTGCTCATAGGTGTTTCCTCCTTAAATTTTTCAGCATCTTTCTAAACATAGCCTAGCTTGCCTAGAAAATGCCCTGACCCTTTGCCGTTCAAAATCTTTTTTCACGGCACATTTTATGTACAAGAAAAATCTGTTATCTAAACTAGATAATGAATTTCTCTTCCAATTTATTCACAATTGCTTCTACAGCCTGTTCAGGTGTAAGGTCGTTCAATACAGTACCTGCACCCTTCATTTCCTTTGTGAAGGATTTGTATACGTTTGTAGGAGAGCCCTTCAAACCGATCATATCCAATTCCAAACCATCCTTCAATTCTTCAAAGCCAATGGTTTTGATTTCTTTGGTGTATGCTTCGAATACGCCGCCAACAGACATATATCTAGGCTCAGCCAATTCTGCAATTGCAGTCAAAAGGCAAGGTGTTTTCACCTTCACAATGTGATAGCCATCTTCAAACTGTCTTTTTACAGTAACATAATCCGCTCCTGCATCTACGATTTCTTCTACATAAGAAACCTGAGGCAAGTGCAATTTTTCAGCAATCTGAGGACCAACCTGAGCTGTGTCACCATCGATTGCCTGACGGCCTGTGATAATTACATCATAGCCAACTTTATCTAAAGCCGCAGCCAAAATGCCGGATGTAGCATAAGTATCGGAACCACCAAATTCTCTGGCGGAAACAAGGTAAGCTTCGTCGCAACCCATTGCCAATGCTTCTCTCAAAGCAACATCTGCCTGAGGAGGGCCCATGGATACAACAGTAACTGTGCCACCCATTTTTTCTTTCAATGTCAAGGCAGCTTCAATGCCTGTCTTATCGTCGTGGTTAATAATAGAGGGAACACCGTCACGAATCAGTGTGCCTGTTTTTGGATCAATCTTTACTTCTACGGTATCAGGTACCTGCTTGATACAAACAACTATTTTCATAGGAAAAGTTTCTCCTTTCATATTTTGGAATCTTTTAGGATTGTGTTCTTACATTGGAAAACACATCTGTAGCAAATTATTTCAAGCCTAACCAGCTGGAGATAACCATTTTCTGCACTTCGGATGTACCTTCGTAGATTTCTGTGATTTTTGCGTCACGCATCATTCTTTCCATAGGGTAATCTCTTGTATAACCATATCCGCCGAATAACTGAACGCATCTTCTTGTTACATCGCTTGCTGTAGAACCAGCCATATATTTTGCCATAGCAGACAGGTGGCTGTAAGGTCTATGAGCATCTTTTTCACAAGCTGCTTTGTAAACCAAAAGCTTTGTAGCTTCTACCTTTGTTGCCATATCAGCCAATTCAAACTGTGTGTTCTGGAACTGGCCAATTCTCTTTTTGAACTGCTTTCTTTCCATTACATATTTCACGCATTCTTCGATAGCGCCTTCTGCAATACCCAATGCCTGAGAAGCAATACCAATACGTCCGCCATCCAATGTCTGCATTGCGATTTTGAAGCCCTGTCCTTCTTTACCCAAAAGATTTTCTTTGGGGATACGGCAGTTTTCCATAATCAGATCGCAGGTTGCGGAACCGCGAATACCCATTTTTCTTTCCTTTTTGCCGATAGAGAACCCGGGTGTATCTTTTTCCACGATAAATGCGGAAATACCACGGTTGCCCTTTGCTTTATCTGTCATTGCAATAATTACATAGATTTCTGCATAGCCTGCATTTGTAATGAATACCTTTGTGCCATTCAATACATATTCATCGCCATCCAGCTTTGCTGTTGTCTGCTGCATGGAGGAATCAGTACCTGCACTGGGTTCAGTTAAACCAAAAGCACCCAATTTCTCACCCTTAGCCAAAGGTACCAAATATTTCTGCTTCTGCTCCTCAGTACCAAACATATAGATTGGGCCAGCACACAAGGATGTGTGGGCAGAAACAATTACTGATGTTGTTGCGCAAACCTTGCCAAGCTCTTCCACTGCCATCGAGTAAGATAAATAATCTCCGCCAGCGCCGCCATATTCTTTAGGGAAAGGAATACCCATAAACCCGAATCTTGCCAGCTTGCTTATCGATTCCACAGGAAATCTCTCTTCTTCATCAAGCTCTTCTGCCAAAGGTTTAACCTCTGTTTCAGCGAACTTTTTGTAAAGATCTCGCAGTAAAACGTGCTCTTTAGAATAGCCAAACTCCATAAACTTGTTCCTCCTTAAATCATTTTCATATTTAGCATACTAAATTGTTATTTCTCTAACGATTATATATTATCAGCAATTAGCGTGCCAAACAAGCCCTTTACTGATTTTACGCTTAAATCTAAATTTAATGATAGATAATTGTTGCAATAAATGTTAGAATGTAACAAAGTAATTGTTATAATATTAATTTCTCACAAAATTGAGGTGTAACTATTAATGAAACTGACAAAAGAGCTGTTTTTATCTCTGGATATTCTCCCTGATGTGTTGGATCGGATTAATGACGGGGTAAATGTAGTAGATACAGATGGTATTCTTGTTTATGTAAATGAAATCAGTGCAAATTATGCGGGGAAAACGAAGGAAGAGATGATTGGAAAATCAATTACAGATTTTTACCCCGCCGCAGTCCTTTTGACTGTTCTGCAAGATCGCAAGCCTGTTTTGGATAAAACCATTCATTTTGTTCCCCCAAAGAAGTATATTGTAAACTCCTATCCCATTATACACAATGGCAAATTTTTAGGGGCTTTTTCTGTTTTTCAGGATATTCAGGAGCTGGATCAGTTAAACAGCAAAATCAAGCAATTGGAAATACAGGTGAAGCTCACCAGACCAGAAGGTGATTTTAACCATGTGGTTCATCTGGGAACTATGCAAAGTGTGTTTAGACAAGCAAAAAAAATAGTAGGCTCCTTGGGTGGCCCCCGTCATTCCATCATTACAGGCGCATCGGGCACAGGCAAAACTATGCTGGCAAATTTAATTTATAACTATGCCAAAGAGATTGGTGTAATCAGCAAAAATGCACCTTTTATCGAAATCAACTGTGCCCAGTTTACAAACCCGGATATTGCCGCTATGGAGATTTTCGGTTCTGTAGAGGGGGCTTACACCGGTTCAAAAAAGAAAAAAGGGCTCTTTGAGCAGGCAAATGGCGGAATTCTTTTTTTAGATGAAGCCCATACCATTGAAAACTATCAAAACCTTCTTTTAAAAGCTATAGAATCGGGGAAAATCCGCCGAATTGGCGATACCAGAGAGGTGGATATCAACGTTATTGTCATTGCCGCATCCACAAAAAACCTTCATGAGGTCTTTCTTCCCGAGCTTTATCAGCGGTTGGGACAATATGAAATGTATTTACCCTCTCTACAAGAACGTTCTCTAGAGGAAAAAGAGCAGTTGTTTTTGCACTTTGTGAAAAAATATGAAACTGCTGTTTGGGAGGCTAGAAAAATCCACTATCACGTGGTGTTTACGCCTCAGGCAAAGCATGCTTTATTAAATGCTGTTTATCCAAGAAATATTCGTCAAATGCGAGATGTGATTAATTATAGTATTGACGCCTCCTCTCCGTTAATTGAGGATATTGGAGAAAAAACAGATATTACTACCACCGTTGGATTAGAGCATATCCCCTTCGATGTGTCTGATAAATCAGAGACAGAAAAAAACGATTCTCTTCCCCCCACAAATAAAATAACCGAGGATGTAGCTCAATTTATTTTTGAACGATATCAAAATGGGGACGGACCCAGAAAAATTTCCAACCGCCTGACTGAAATGGGCTATGACCTCCCCTATTACAAAGTGGCTTACTACCTGAAAAAAGAATATAACCAAGAAGGGGGCTCACATAATGGCAAATAAACGGGATAAAATGCATGGAAGAAAATACTTAAATTTCGGCATTTTGCTCATTGGCTTCTACTTATTTATTGGAATTGTTTATGCTGCGCCTTCTACAGCATCTGTTTATATCAATAATCAAAATATTCCTTTTTCAACAGAGACAGGCTATCCCTTTACGGATAACAACGGAAGGATGCAGGTACCCCTACGGGCGACAATGGAAGCCTATGGCTGCGAAACTTCTTGGAATGAAGCAGAAAAAACAGTGACACTAAATAAGGAAAATACCACTGTACAGGTTCCCATTGGGAAGAATTATTTGGTCATAAATGGTATACAAAAGGCTACAGATACCTCCGCCCTTGTAAAGGACGGACGCACCTACTTGCCAATTCGTTCTGTTTTGGAAGCCTTCGGTGCTAAAGTCAGTTGGGATGCAAAAAAGAATATACTGAGCATTACGCAAGAAATAGATGGAGTATTAACCGTGCATTTTATCGATGTAGGGCAAGGGGATGCCATTTTGATAGATAATCAAGATTTTGAAGTGCTTATTGATGGAGGGAATAATAAAGATGGGAAGGCTATCGTAGCCTATTTGAAGGATTATATTGACGGCAATCTGGATTTGGTCATTGCCACCCATCCCGATGCCGATCATATCGGCGGTTTAGATGATGTGATAAAGGCTTATGATGTATCGAAAATTATGGACAGCGGCGCCACAAGAGATACCAAAACCTATGAAGATTATTGGCAAGCAGCTCAGAATGAGCCCAATTGCAAAGTGCTATTTGATAATGACATAGTTCTTGATCTAGGACATGGTGCCAATTTGAAAATCATCGAAACAGGAGACCACTATAAAGATGTTAATGACAATAGCGTTGTAGCACAATTAAATTATGGTGAAGTTTCTGTTTTATTTACCGGAGATATGGAACAGGAAGCAGAGGCCGCTTCCCTTTCTAAATTTGGCAAGGTAAATGTATTAAAAGCGGGGCACCACGGTTCAAAAACCTCTTCATCCCAAAGATTCTTAGATATATTAAAACCAGAATATGTAGTTATTTCTGCGGGAAAGGAAAACAGCTATGGTCATCCCCATAAAGCTGTATTGGAACGTTATTTAAACAGCGGTGCCACCGTTTACGGAACCTTCCGCAGTGGTACAATTGTTATGAAAACCGATGGACACAGCCTTTCCTTTCAAACAAACGACCCTGTTACTTTAGGGGATGCAGGGGATAAAAAACAAGCCCAAGCGGGATAAATCAGAGCCTTTTAGCTCAGCACATTGCTTCCTAAAACTATCTTTGGAGCAGATGACACTTCTATTTCAATAAACCTTGAACTTTAAAGGGGTGCCTACTTTGTAGACACCTCTTTCTTTGTTGTAAAATTTCCATACCTCATTGGCTATTCTAGAAAGTCAAATACGATTAAAACTATGCTGGAATATACAAATAAAAGCTTTAAATAAATAAAAAGGGTGTCAACTTTATCGACACCCAAGTAGGTTTGGGCGAAGCCCAAGGTCTATAGTTCATCTCTTCCTTTCTTTTCACCGTTTAGAATCTCCATAAATTCATCCCCGGTTATGGTCTCTTTTTCAAGAAGATATGCTGCTATTTCATCCATCTTTTCTCTATTTTCAGAGATAATGTCATAAGCCTTGTCATGGGCTTCCTTAATCATTGCAATGACAGCTTTATCAATTTTTGCGGCGGTTTCGTTGGAGCATGCCAAGGTTGTGTCCCCACCCAAATACTGATTATTTATCGTTTCCAGCGCTACCATGCCAAACTCTTCACTCATACCATAGCGGGTAATCATGGCTCTCGCCATTCGGGTCGCCTGTTCAATATCATTAGACGCCCCTGTAGTTATGGAATTGAAGCAAATCTCCTCTGCTACACGTCCACCTGTTAAAGTTGCAATTTTATTAAATGCTTTTTCCCGATCCATCAGGAAGAATTCTCCTTCGTCCACCTGCATAGTGTAGCCAAGGGCTCCTGAGGTTCTGGGAATAATGGTAATTTTGTGAACCGGCGCCGAATTTTTCTGCTTTGCCGCAACCAAGGCATGTCCCACTTCGTGATAGGCAATGATTTCCTTTTCATGCTTTGAAACGACAGCTCCCTTTCGTTGATAGCCTGCTAAAATTACCTCTACACTCTCCTCTAAATCGCTTTGGCTTACTTTAGAACGTCCCAATCGAACGGCTCTTAGGGCACCCTCGTTAATAATATTTGCAAGTTCAGCTCCGGATGCTCCGGCAGTTGCCCTTGCAATAGGGCCAAAATCAATGTTATCTTCCATGGTTACTTTTTGTGCATGCACTTTTAGAATGGACTCTCGCCCTTGTAAATCAGGCAATTCCACAGGAATGCGCCTATCAAAGCGACCAGGACGAAGCAATGCTTTATCCAGCGTTTCAGGTCTGTTTGTCGCCGCCAAAATGACTACACCCTTTTTGCCGTCAAATCCATCCATTTCCGTTAAAAGTTGATTTAATGTTTGCTCTCTTTCATCATTTCCGCCCATTCCATTGCCCCCATCACGCTTTTTACCAATGGTATCAATTTCATCAATAAACACGATACATGGAGCTTTTTCGTTTGCTTGCTTGAATAAATCCCTTACCTTAGCCGCACCCATACCAACAAACATTTCAACAAATTCCGAGCCAGAGATAGAAAAAAACGGTACATTTGCTTCCCCTGCAACAGCTTGCGCCAAAAGGGTTTTACCCGTTCCCGGAGGGCCCACAAGCAAAGCACCCTTTGGCATCTTTGCCCCTACAACTGTATATTTGAATGGGTTATGAAGGAAATCAACAATTTCGGTGAGGGCTTCCTTTGCCTCATCCTGTCCTGCCACATCTACGAAAGTCTTGCCTGTTTGCGCTTTCACATAAACTTTTGCGCTTGACTTTCCAAAGGACATGGCATTACCACCCATGCCGCCCATTTTTCCCGTCATCTTACTCATAACAAACCGCCAAAATAAAGCAAATACAACTAACATAATCACAGTACTAATGAGGGGGGATAATTGCTTCGGTTTTACCTCATTAAACTTAACTCCAGCCTTGTCCAACCGATCAACCAACATGCTATCATCCATACGGCTGGTTACATAAACCTTCTCTGGCTGAACTCCAGTTTCCCCGTCTTTGGTTCCTTTTAAAATAAAATATATATTATCTTCATTCACTTGTACTTCACTGACATTCTCATTTTTTAAATCACCTAAAAACACATCATAGCTAACCTTTTCCATTGCATCCTTTGTAAACAAAGGCAGTAAAAAGGTATTAAATAGGAACATGGCCAATAAGGCCAATATCCAAT is a genomic window containing:
- a CDS encoding electron transfer flavoprotein subunit alpha/FixB family protein gives rise to the protein MSKGIFVVIEQRSGKVQNVGLELIGESTRLKEDLKDEVVAVLLGHEIEGQVDKLFHYGADKVILVDSPYLKEYVTEPYTKAITAIVNEYDPEIMLFGASSIGRDVAPRVASRVKTGLVADTTGLRMAKTEEEFAKEAAMGCEDPTRALLMTRPAFGGNIMATLMCPRTKPQMATVRPGVMKRIAKDTARTGELIKFNVDFTDADMNVEILEVVKADKKAVDLTEAKLIVSGGRGIGGAQGFDLIRDVADALGAEVGSSRACVDAGWIEKDRQVGQTGKTVRPDLYMACGISGAIQHVAGMENSELVISINKNDTAPIFEVSDLGIVGDVKVILPKLADAIRKYKAAKANN
- a CDS encoding electron transfer flavoprotein subunit beta/FixA family protein gives rise to the protein MKIVVCIKQVPDTVEVKIDPKTGTLIRDGVPSIINHDDKTGIEAALTLKEKMGGTVTVVSMGPPQADVALREALAMGCDEAYLVSAREFGGSDTYATSGILAAALDKVGYDVIITGRQAIDGDTAQVGPQIAEKLHLPQVSYVEEIVDAGADYVTVKRQFEDGYHIVKVKTPCLLTAIAELAEPRYMSVGGVFEAYTKEIKTIGFEELKDGLELDMIGLKGSPTNVYKSFTKEMKGAGTVLNDLTPEQAVEAIVNKLEEKFII
- a CDS encoding acyl-CoA dehydrogenase — translated: MEFGYSKEHVLLRDLYKKFAETEVKPLAEELDEEERFPVESISKLARFGFMGIPFPKEYGGAGGDYLSYSMAVEELGKVCATTSVIVSAHTSLCAGPIYMFGTEEQKQKYLVPLAKGEKLGAFGLTEPSAGTDSSMQQTTAKLDGDEYVLNGTKVFITNAGYAEIYVIIAMTDKAKGNRGISAFIVEKDTPGFSIGKKERKMGIRGSATCDLIMENCRIPKENLLGKEGQGFKIAMQTLDGGRIGIASQALGIAEGAIEECVKYVMERKQFKKRIGQFQNTQFELADMATKVEATKLLVYKAACEKDAHRPYSHLSAMAKYMAGSTASDVTRRCVQLFGGYGYTRDYPMERMMRDAKITEIYEGTSEVQKMVISSWLGLK
- a CDS encoding sigma 54-interacting transcriptional regulator yields the protein MKLTKELFLSLDILPDVLDRINDGVNVVDTDGILVYVNEISANYAGKTKEEMIGKSITDFYPAAVLLTVLQDRKPVLDKTIHFVPPKKYIVNSYPIIHNGKFLGAFSVFQDIQELDQLNSKIKQLEIQVKLTRPEGDFNHVVHLGTMQSVFRQAKKIVGSLGGPRHSIITGASGTGKTMLANLIYNYAKEIGVISKNAPFIEINCAQFTNPDIAAMEIFGSVEGAYTGSKKKKGLFEQANGGILFLDEAHTIENYQNLLLKAIESGKIRRIGDTREVDINVIVIAASTKNLHEVFLPELYQRLGQYEMYLPSLQERSLEEKEQLFLHFVKKYETAVWEARKIHYHVVFTPQAKHALLNAVYPRNIRQMRDVINYSIDASSPLIEDIGEKTDITTTVGLEHIPFDVSDKSETEKNDSLPPTNKITEDVAQFIFERYQNGDGPRKISNRLTEMGYDLPYYKVAYYLKKEYNQEGGSHNGK
- a CDS encoding stalk domain-containing protein, whose product is MANKRDKMHGRKYLNFGILLIGFYLFIGIVYAAPSTASVYINNQNIPFSTETGYPFTDNNGRMQVPLRATMEAYGCETSWNEAEKTVTLNKENTTVQVPIGKNYLVINGIQKATDTSALVKDGRTYLPIRSVLEAFGAKVSWDAKKNILSITQEIDGVLTVHFIDVGQGDAILIDNQDFEVLIDGGNNKDGKAIVAYLKDYIDGNLDLVIATHPDADHIGGLDDVIKAYDVSKIMDSGATRDTKTYEDYWQAAQNEPNCKVLFDNDIVLDLGHGANLKIIETGDHYKDVNDNSVVAQLNYGEVSVLFTGDMEQEAEAASLSKFGKVNVLKAGHHGSKTSSSQRFLDILKPEYVVISAGKENSYGHPHKAVLERYLNSGATVYGTFRSGTIVMKTDGHSLSFQTNDPVTLGDAGDKKQAQAG
- the ftsH gene encoding ATP-dependent zinc metalloprotease FtsH; the protein is MENKKKPFIYYWILALLAMFLFNTFLLPLFTKDAMEKVSYDVFLGDLKNENVSEVQVNEDNIYFILKGTKDGETGVQPEKVYVTSRMDDSMLVDRLDKAGVKFNEVKPKQLSPLISTVIMLVVFALFWRFVMSKMTGKMGGMGGNAMSFGKSSAKVYVKAQTGKTFVDVAGQDEAKEALTEIVDFLHNPFKYTVVGAKMPKGALLVGPPGTGKTLLAQAVAGEANVPFFSISGSEFVEMFVGMGAAKVRDLFKQANEKAPCIVFIDEIDTIGKKRDGGNGMGGNDEREQTLNQLLTEMDGFDGKKGVVILAATNRPETLDKALLRPGRFDRRIPVELPDLQGRESILKVHAQKVTMEDNIDFGPIARATAGASGAELANIINEGALRAVRLGRSKVSQSDLEESVEVILAGYQRKGAVVSKHEKEIIAYHEVGHALVAAKQKNSAPVHKITIIPRTSGALGYTMQVDEGEFFLMDREKAFNKIATLTGGRVAEEICFNSITTGASNDIEQATRMARAMITRYGMSEEFGMVALETINNQYLGGDTTLACSNETAAKIDKAVIAMIKEAHDKAYDIISENREKMDEIAAYLLEKETITGDEFMEILNGEKKGRDEL